The genomic region TTTCTTTAgaattctttctaaaaaaaatatatatatatttctttagaattcatttcagtcttctaactttacttttgttaaaaatttttgaaaaacaaaatttagaaaatacttttcaatcattaattaattaatttttattttaaaaaaaacttgaagaaaaatttaaaaaattagaaaattaaccataacatataacaaaagttgatggaaaagttttaattgaataaacttgaaaattagagGACCGAAATGaacgaaagtaaagttagaaaactgaaataaattttagtgaaaCATAGAAAATGAGTTTTACATATAGCCTAAAAAAAGGTTTGTGCTACATTaacaatattataaattaatttctaaattactttttgttttgtgatataACAATCGATTTATCAATTTGTAATACCAATATAATGAAATTAGTAGTAGTTAGCAACATCAGTCATCCCAAAATATTGACTCCGCAACTGTGTAGTATTATTTTGTTACATAAAccacaaaatgaaaaaagaaaaagaaaagatatattaactactcaaaaTTAAGGGCGCTGCACGATATTCAAGTTGGTGAAAAAATGGTCAACTTATAAACTAGACAAGCTGTGTTGATTTTTGAGGAAGTTCTCAATTAAACATTGATAGACTAATGATTTTGCAGCTATATCTTCATAACATAGTACAAGCGTAGCTTGTTTACTTTTGTCGGACTAGGACATGAAAAGATgaggagattaaaaaaaataaaagactaatTCATAGCCATTTAATCACCACTAGCACCTTGAGACTTGAATACCTTCCATTCCAAAATCAATGGGGTTGTAGTTGGGGGAGAAATTTGATTAGAGATTGCAAAGTATAggggaaaataaataaataaaaaattaactttagGGTAAACAAAAGGCTCCATCACAAGAAACTAGAGAGTAGAAACTGAAGAAAAAAAGTTCGATCATTTCTACATATAAAATTCTTCCACATAGTGCTTATCTTACTAAAATATACTGTATATATTAAGCCTTTAACAAACATATCCTAAAGACTAACCTTCCTCTTGCACTTCTGATCTTGAATTGCCCTGCTCGAAATATTAACCGTCATGGTGCAATTCATTTTCACaacaacatgtttcttaatAATACTCAACATTTTCACTCGCCCTGGTATTTTTGAATAGCTGCTCATAGTCAATAGCCCTGACCCTACATCCGATTGCAAATTGGGATTGGATATAAGTCTGTCTGTGATAATATCAACGGTGATATTCATTTGCATGGTCCTCCTTGGCTTAGCCTTGCCTGGTGGCCCTCGTGCCTCACCAACTACACTGCCATGGTAAAACAGGGTTGTGGTGGTGTTACTATATTTGAAAGATGCAACGTTTGGATTTTTCACAGACACATTGGCTATTAAAGACATGTTGACACCAGGCTTGGGGATTGTGTTGTTGATTAGCTCGAGCTTAGTGATTGTCACTCCGTTCATTTTGATGATAGGGTCCTTAACTTTGAACACAGTAAATATTAGGATTATGACCACTATGGCTTGGAGTAACAAGAGAGCTGAGATTATGCCACAACATTTGATGCATCTTTTACGCTTGAGTTTTTGTATGTATAGGGCAGCCTCGTCGTGGTCACTGCTAGGGAGGTCGGTGGCCGGGGCTAGTGGTCTGACCTGCTCCTTCTCCACCATGGCTAAGAGGTTGGAGAGAGAGGGGAGGAGAGAGCTTGTGTTGTTGTCTAGTGGAGTAGTTGTTATGGGGAGTTTTGGAAGAGCATGTTGtgcttttatttataatataagaTTTGTAATATGAATGGGATTTAGTAACATTGACATTTTTGGTGCGTCATGCCCAAATTTTCAAGCTGTTGAATGTTGACTAGTGAGTCATTTTTCTCTCGTATAgttgttctttttaataaataagaattataaaaattaaatagaaaaaagagggagggaaaaaaagtgaagatacttgcaaaaaacaaaagggaacGAAATAAAAAGTCATTGGCTTGTTTTCTCCACCAAGTAGTCAACATCATCTCAACTATCATGCTCTAGTCTTCTTGCTTGTAAACTACatggaatgattttttttttgtttttttttttttttgccaccaATTGATGtactggggaaaaaaaaacagatacaaGACTATTATAACTGATTTCACATTTAAGGTCAGCTTTGTTCAGCGGGTGAATTTATTGAACCATAAAAAGTCTTCCGATTTGGCCCAATGGGAGGCAGCCTTAAACCACTCGTAATCAGCATAAACATAAAGAAACAGATTCTCGTTTATGTAAATTGATTAAATGTTAAGcacaacaaatacaaaatgtaTGGTTACTtcttaaatattaatttccatATCTGCTCCTTTTTGAATAATCTGTTATGGTGGAGCCTAACATTGATGAGAAATTGTGAATAAATGCGCAAACGTAATTATCATGCTTAAGTGTGTTATCACCAACCACTAACCACTTGCTCCCAATCTccagtattaaaaaaaaaaaaatggaacaacCTTCCCTTCCCGTAATTCGTTTTTTCAACGATATATAGATATGGAAAAGGAAAACACATAAACTCGTGCGTTACATGTGTGGTGCATGTGCATCATTCACCTTTTCACCACCCAAGTCCAACGAAtgaatgaatataaaaaatacatcaTAGGGGTTTATCTATGCCTTCACATACCACTTTTTGTACAGTGCTAGATGGTATaccttcatttattttaaatttttacctTGTAAATTAAATCTCATCAAACTTCTGCATATATAAAGTAGACCATGGAACCACattcatgctttttttttcttcttttcttttttttttttaaaaaaagcataCTCGTGCATTTTAATCCATTGactcatgcttttttttttcttttttctttttttttttaatttaaaaaacatactcatgcattttaatCCATTGAATTGTGTATATTGCTTTCAAGATAGTTGGAAGTATCCAGATCGTACAAGAAAGGTTCTCACCTAAAATATCTAGGAACAATTGAGACTTGGAGGAGGTGGTATCTCATGAGACAATTactgattttatttatttatttattataaagttCAACCTATAGTATCCATTTTTTATGATTGCGttatttatcattagaccaagatactaatcaatttttaggGTCCGTTCTGTTGAaggagtgaaaaagtgggaggatggaaaatatgtTTTCCTCTTGTGTGTTCgattggaggggtggaaaagtggaagggtgaaaaattcttttgttcagttggagagaaaaatggaaggatggaaaatgtaatttatataaattgactattatacccttgttacataatatgtaagaaatagatttatttatattcattatataatataaaatttatcacatcatatatataaatttatattattatttttattattataatgtaaaaattagattaggtcacgttgaaaaaaaaaaaaaaagaacgttcaggtcacgttgaaaaacaaaaagaagagagaagagaacgttcaggtcacgttgaaaaagagagagagagagagagagagagagagagagagagagagaagagaacgttgaaaaaaaataggtgggaagagggtattttgtaaaagtgctaccaTTACACTTTTCTCTCCAGATTTTCCATCcaatttggaaggaaaaaaaatgtgggcccggagagaaaactttctctccggttttctctccttcctattttccttctccAAACGAACAAtggaaaacaatattttccatcctattttccttcctctaTTTTCCATTCTCCTTATTTTCCACCCAAACGAACGGACCCTTAGTGTAGTCGAAGAATAAACCCCAAATCTCAAGAATTTTATAATACTAGTGAATGTCCTGCGCGATGCGCATGTtcattattagttattttataatactcatATGTATTATaatgtttggaaaattaatttcGATTATGTATTATATGtcactaaaataatgaatgaaaaaaaaattgtaacacaacATATCCATAAGTaaccataattaattagactctaaaaatgccactatatgccctttttggtttgatcaggtatacatgtatatttagttCATACATTAGACCGttttcaatataattttttattatttccttttcttctcttttagaagtacttttttgaaagaaaaaccaTGAACTTTTGAAGGCTAAACATCTAAGATTTAaggtttataatttctaataaataaaacaataattgaatagggaaatataaacttatactatATTATATCTTACgtttaattttactttcatCTGAGTACCTTAATCACTTACAAAAACTAAACActatccaaaaatataaataaagacaaaaaacacataCCTTTTAGAAACCTCATATGTTGTTAAAGCATTGTATGAAGCTTTGATAGTGTTGTTAAGAAGTTTAGATCATATGCACCtgaaaccaataacaatttcaTACTCTTTTTGACACTAATTTCTcactctttgtctctctatctctccagccttatttttcttttggccttttgataTTTTATGAAACTAGAATATGtaaaagaacatgaaaactaacactgaatggagaaaacctttcattttttaaattaatgaaattaaaagtggaAGAGTTCAAGAAGTTGGAAAAGGGAGTAGaaccaaatcttttaatttttttgcatttatggCTTCAACTAATCATTGATAAGAAGATGAGAGGTGAAAGGCTAAATGAAAAAGTACTCATACAAAACGCCACATGACAGAGCCTTATGCACTTCCGCATGaagtctctgcttttatatatactagcattTAACCCGTGCAATGCCTAGGATCATTTTATGAATTAGAAAACAATCAACTTAATAtaacaatacattaaaattcaaatttcatcaaGGGCATGTTGTACAGCCCCGCATTTTTCCTACTTGCAGGAATGCTATCTATAAAATACAATATCACTCCATTTAAAATCAACTCCAATTAtcttttatagaatttaaaaaatatatatcatatgtTACAATGGTGTCCATCTAGAAACAAAATATCAAGCACATAGTGAGCATCATATGTCGTTGAGAACACACAAAGGCACTAGCCCAAAGAAAATTAACCACAAACTAATGCCCTTTTATGTTGGGgtgattcctttttttttttttttttttaaataagctTTGGGTTTATAGAGATAAAACATCACATGCtttgaaaacattttgttttttcactCTTCAATTTCCAATGACAATTGCTCAGTTGGTTTCCCATGTTAATATGTCAAGCTTATCAAAACAACTTCAAATTGTTAATTGCATTCTGGATCAAAACGCAATGGACAGAGTTAGaatcaatcaataaataaataaacaaaaccacTAATAagattttagataaaaaaaattatggaactaTTCTCACAAAATCTTGTTATATATTACAATGtccttaatataaaataaaatatatttccaACAAACATAcaggaaataaaataatagttgcAAGAAAACGTTGTTTGCAAGGGACTAAACTAAATGTTTTGGTGGGCATATATTACAAAGAGATTTGTTGGAAATTTTCTTGCATTTAGTTCTCTATacctacaaataaaaataaaacttaaataaaatcacatatttTCATACAACAATAATTGCAAAGTCCCAAtgctacttaaaaaaaaaaaaaaaccacacacacacaaaatagaaaggagaaaaccaaaaaaattaaaacactaataaaataaaagagaaatagaCATTCCCTCACTTCCCTACTCTTTGTCTgtactaattctaatttaagTTGATCACAGACATCATCAACTAATTTGCCACCAACAACAATTGTTTCAAAGGGGAACCCAATCtgaatttctttgaaattatttttagcatTGCCACTAATCAACTAATATCAGTCAGTTACTTTCAAACTAACTAAATTCATACATgcattaaagaattaaacttaGCATGAAAACATCATAAACTCAAAAATCAATGTGTATATAAATAATCTCATGGAAAATAATTGTGAACTAAAGTATCTCTTAATTAGGACACAAACACAATTCAAAGATTCTAATGGATGTTGACGGAAGGGGCACAATGATGTGGTGGGTGCAATACATGAGGGATCTAAATTGCAAGTATTAATAGTCAATAGACAGATTTAGAAGCGACCCTAAACATAGTGTTgtgcattttagcctaaaaaGTTTGGAATTGTTTTCCATTCTTTCTAGTCAGATgatcaattttaacaaatctgCAGTGTTTTTCCTAAGTAGTGTAAAGAATATGTTTTAGCTCTTTTTAAGGTTAAAGAAGCTAATAGACTTGGTAACACCTGGATCTCAATTGAGATTTTGGCCAGAAGAAATCTGACATGTTTAGAAGTCTGGTTGAAGGCAAAACTGTTGTCTCTGGCTGGAAGATTGACTTTGCTCAAACTTGTGCTTACTTCACTGCCTCTCTATCATTTTTAGGACCATTTAGAAGGTGTTGGAAAGTTCATTCTATGAATTTGATCAcaatttgtttctcaaaaaagagaatGAGGCAGGGTTGTAGGAAAATGGGACATTTGAACAAAGAATTGTTAGCTAAACAATTTTGGAGAGTTGCTTTGAACCAAAATTGTTTGTTATTTAAGGTGTTGCAGGACAAAAATTGAagacaaaataatatatttagtgTTAGGATGAGATGTTTTGATTTTTAGGGTTGGAAAGGTATACTTTATTGTAGAAATTCAGTTTTGACTGAGGCTAAGTGGTGTGTAGGGGATGGTAAATTTATCCCAGTTAATCACCCTGCTTGGTTTATCATGAAAGCGGGGGTGGATAATGGTCTTAGTTCTTCTGTGAATTCTGTGGAAGATCTGATTGATCAAGATGGATTTTGCGTTGGAAAAACATGTGAACgtatttgtatctcatacaaaacatgcacagcgaaaaattaacggatctacttcattcaaaattgataacatgttctatgtaagtttcagaattagagaacaagaaagcataccttagtgcggtgaaattcaaaaccgaagatcaaaagaacttgggaacacttttaatcttcactccaattctacttaatgcccaagatgtgtggtctctcaatcagttttcatcaaagagagaatacgagagtgtccaacactcacatacaaaacatttcattccttgtatgaaaacacttatgaaaaggtctcatgaaaaccttaataaaattctgtatgtttctctccttatatataatcgattatttaattgggctagccttttgggcaattccaattgggctcttgtgtgtggcttggagtgggaccaaaagggacaataaaacactagctcaaatgggccttgggcttttctgtcaagtcttcacaagtccaaagttaccatttactatatttaataccactatataaatatagttgcactctaggccttatctataaattatatcccaatactttattttacatgcaaccccttcataaaatattcatagtattacaaagtcatggatgtagactgccgctttgaagattactacatcttaatccttgagtacccgatttaatcttttaagttattcattatatatttatgaaatccaattccataaatatatactttagtaactctttaataaagtggttgggcccaactctctaaataaccaaactcattaaacttatctcaagggaatattttgtatctctgttaagagactatgaatttcatcttgagaatatatgttccatcaacactaaatgtggttgcccaacatactgaggttttgaccgttactaatagatctcactcctgatatatcaaagcaacatacatctcatgatcaagtctattattctctcaggattaagagttcatgtaaatataagtcgtgagatttattattcatttgacagccgttaggagaataataaatctcatagcggtccagttcaatatgtcttaactcttaaaacatatcaacataccaaccagaaatctccattttcatgatcaaaacaaattatcttagtgatatattatagtcttcgcagatgaaacacccaatttcatcaccgactacgaactacatgttgagtttacaaggaacttgtgacttacattttctatgactaaatcacatacaatgcatctcatggactaagataatgcccattagtttatttataaatagtctcatataattaaataatttaattatttatgacatgccaataaattggattttaaggcatcaaccccaacaatctctcacttgcccttaaagacaatttatcatatattcgACACTTATCTCCCTTTaaagtaattcataatcactctaaggaAAGACTTGGAAACAAGTTACAGtcaaatttattgcataaattatcttttctactactatttCTCATATACTCATATCTCTCCAATGAGATGAGACTatttacacttaatgtgtatcttcactgcctagagtgaacacatatcttgaagtccaacttcatgatgtatatcttcaccacctaggatgaacacatatcttgaagtccaacttcatgatgtgtatcttcaccatcaagggtgaacacatatcttgaagtccaacttcatgaatcacaatcaaactacaagtcagtATTTGTACATCTAGTAACTatcaaaacttcacttctgtgaacaagcatataatccttCATTCTCCCAAGATATtggagtatatgctttactcccacttaattaagtgatctttgattcaattgatatttgcttactatgtccactgcaaaatagatatttagcctagcatgtagcatagtataaagacttcctatctatttgatataaggaaccgtcttaatatgctcttcctttcaTATGTTTTAGGACCAtaatcctatataaaggaacttcaaacttaaaaggaaagaatcctttcttgaagtattacatgctatacttggctagaatctaatctatttaagcagtttgaaaTAGACTAAACATcccaaattctaaattttaacaaagttaaattcttaggatgtgaccagtctttcccaaatactttatatcaaactagactagacaaccaaaaactccattgatgacaataactctacatcattctaaatgattagaatgtaatcaacatacattaagaaaattCATcattctatatagcttttacacacataaggcctcataatacttgatcaaaatcaaaaaacttgatttcttgatcaaagatgatgttttatgattcatatgcttgctttagttcataaatggaatttaagcaacttaCATACTAAATACTACAGTTTCTTGgttatgtacaagtctagttacatcacaaagatgtctttctcaaaattgctactaaaagaagccttcttgatatccattgccatatttcatccaaatgaaatataatggataagagaatctagatagagtcaaacttgactattggtgaaaaaatcttttcataatcgaaccatttcttttttaacaaatctTTTCGCCAcgagtcttgactttgaaggtttgcaccttcaattctatcaatctcatttttcttgtagacctatttaaGAACAATAGGTTTAATGCCACTAGACGCGTCTACAAGTTCtaaactttaaatagaatctaattctatttacataaccttaATCCAATAATCCATAatcatatcatctattgcctctacgtaggaccgaggatcaaattcatatcatTGTGGAATTACTTCAAAAGtctatttcaaaattatgaatttatttgataagtaaCAATCCTCCCACTATGATATTGTACTTGTGTACTAgttatatatttagaataatcccttgtggtgtatctaatacaaccatctaatttctaaatgtatttcatagttgtcttacaacaaattctgacatttttcttctagaatatttatatgttttgctttaagattattcacatagtcattataaagaaactttgtatttgtacactttatcttctttatgactaccaaaaaaATCTTCTGCAATTCCTTTTagatacccaacataaacacacatttttctatcttttgatttcaatttgttagacttcctttctagcacaagtgctggacatccccaaaagtggaagtatcatatactaggttttcacccaGTCCACAATTTGACTAATGtcctaggaacaaacttttgaaatcaggtttataaaatgtatagtaataattgcaatatatctccaaaagaaataagcaaatgaaaatattaatcatgtactttactatttctaaaagagtcttattcctccttcatgtatgcactgacttaaagaagtcattgaagcTACATACCTTTACAAAAGgagccctagatcatattatcctctaaattgAATTCATAGACTGggaatatatcaaaataatggttttaaaagcccatctttcaccaatcttgaatattatttagattaataagatctagacataagtgacAAAACATGCATTGCTAAAGGATGAaaagtttctctttaaaaagtaaaacatgtaaatttctatctagaaaataatcatggacaatgcttagctttaccaaaacaggaaacactttccttttggtcatgcttttgagtctaatttccttttggcaactactagggcaactaTTTTGTCCAACTAtttggtattataattcctcttcttatcacccttacctttcggtctaggctaaga from Castanea sativa cultivar Marrone di Chiusa Pesio chromosome 11, ASM4071231v1 harbors:
- the LOC142617371 gene encoding late embryogenesis abundant protein At1g64065, whose protein sequence is MVEKEQVRPLAPATDLPSSDHDEAALYIQKLKRKRCIKCCGIISALLLLQAIVVIILIFTVFKVKDPIIKMNGVTITKLELINNTIPKPGVNMSLIANVSVKNPNVASFKYSNTTTTLFYHGSVVGEARGPPGKAKPRRTMQMNITVDIITDRLISNPNLQSDVGSGLLTMSSYSKIPGRVKMLSIIKKHVVVKMNCTMTVNISSRAIQDQKCKRKVSL